One Theropithecus gelada isolate Dixy chromosome 3, Tgel_1.0, whole genome shotgun sequence genomic window carries:
- the LOC112620224 gene encoding nucleolar protein 56-like has translation MKEAMVQAEEVAAEITRKLEKQEKKRLKKEKKRLAALALASSENSSSTPEECEETSEKPKKRKKQKPQEVPHENGMEDPSISFSKPKKKKSFSKEELMSSDLEETAGSTSLPKRKKSSPQEETVNDPEEAGHRSGSKKKRKFSKEEPVSSGPEEAAGKSSSKKKKKFHKASQED, from the coding sequence ATGAAGGAAGCAATGGTTCAGGCAGAGGAAGTGGCTGCTGAGATTACTAGGAAGCTGGAGAAACAGGAGAAGAAACgcttaaagaaggaaaagaaacggCTGGCTGCACTTGCCCTCGCATCTTCAGAAAACAGCAGTAGTACTCCAGAGGAGTGTGAGGAGACGAGTGAAAAacccaaaaagaggaaaaagcagaaGCCCCAGGAGGTTCCTCATGAGAATGGAATGGAAGACCCATCTATCTCTTTCTCCAaacccaagaaaaagaaatctttttccaAGGAGGAGTTGATGAGTAGTGATCTTGAAGAGACCGCTGGCAGCACCAGTCTTCCCAAGAGGAAGAAGTCTTCACCCCAGGAGGAAACAGTTAATGACCCCGAAGAGGCAGGCCACAGAAGTGGCtccaagaaaaagaggaaattctcCAAAGAGGAGCCAGTCAGCAGTGGGCCTGAAGAGGCAGCTGGCAAGAGCAGctccaagaagaagaaaaagttccaTAAAGCATCCCAGGAAGATTAG